The proteins below are encoded in one region of Streptomyces marianii:
- a CDS encoding globin domain-containing protein, with translation MLSEQATPVVRATLPVVGAAIGDIAELFYRRLFDARPELLRDVFNRGNQANGEQRKALAGSIAAFAGMLLEKPDARPDAMLARIANKHASLGITSDQYKIVHRHLFAAMTDVLGEALTDEVAAAWDEVYWLMANALIALEARLYQEAGVAEGEVWRCMEITERHQETPDVVSFLIRPRDGRPAGPFRPGQYVSVQVELADGAHQIRQYSLSSAPGRRDWRISVKRVRDEAGPDGEVSSWLHEHARPGDVLTVSVPFGDLVLPEGDGPLLLASAGIGNTPVLAVLDRLVSTRAGRPVVTVHADRTPADHAHREEQLALARALPDGRLHLWYESPGDEAPEAAAGRADLAGLELPEDLTAYLCGPLPFMRAVRGELLRRGVPAERIHYEVFGPDLWLGR, from the coding sequence GTGCTCTCGGAACAGGCCACGCCCGTCGTCCGCGCCACGCTGCCGGTGGTCGGGGCCGCCATCGGCGACATCGCCGAGCTCTTCTACCGCAGGCTGTTCGACGCCCGTCCCGAGTTGCTGCGGGACGTGTTCAACCGCGGCAACCAGGCCAACGGGGAGCAGCGGAAGGCGCTGGCGGGTTCGATCGCCGCCTTCGCCGGAATGCTGCTGGAGAAGCCGGACGCCCGACCCGACGCGATGCTGGCGCGGATCGCGAACAAGCACGCCTCGCTCGGGATCACCTCCGACCAGTACAAGATCGTCCATCGACACCTCTTCGCCGCGATGACCGACGTGCTCGGGGAGGCGCTCACGGACGAGGTCGCCGCCGCCTGGGACGAGGTGTACTGGCTGATGGCCAACGCCCTGATCGCCCTGGAGGCGCGGCTCTACCAGGAGGCGGGCGTCGCCGAGGGCGAGGTCTGGCGGTGCATGGAGATCACCGAGCGCCACCAGGAGACGCCCGACGTCGTCTCCTTCCTCATCCGTCCCCGCGACGGCCGCCCCGCGGGGCCGTTCCGGCCCGGCCAGTACGTGAGTGTCCAGGTCGAACTCGCCGACGGCGCCCACCAGATCCGCCAGTACAGCCTCTCCTCCGCCCCGGGCCGGCGTGACTGGAGGATCAGCGTCAAGCGGGTCCGCGACGAGGCCGGACCGGACGGGGAAGTGTCGTCCTGGCTCCACGAGCACGCGCGGCCGGGTGACGTCCTGACCGTGTCGGTGCCGTTCGGCGACCTCGTGCTGCCGGAGGGCGACGGGCCGCTGCTGCTGGCGTCCGCCGGGATCGGGAACACCCCCGTCCTGGCCGTGCTCGACCGTCTGGTGTCCACCAGGGCGGGCCGCCCGGTCGTCACGGTCCACGCCGATCGCACACCCGCCGACCACGCGCACCGCGAGGAGCAACTCGCCCTGGCGCGAGCGCTGCCGGACGGCCGGCTCCACCTGTGGTACGAGTCGCCCGGCGACGAAGCCCCGGAGGCCGCGGCCGGCCGGGCCGATCTGGCCGGCCTGGAACTCCCGGAGGACCTGACCGCGTATCTGTGCGGTCCGCTGCCCTTCATGCGCGCGGTGCGCGGCGAGTTGCTGCGCCGGGGAGTTCCCGCCGAGAGGATCCACTACGAGGTCTTCGGTCCGGACCTCTGGCTCGGCCGGTAG
- a CDS encoding acyltransferase family protein: protein MGHVFAPAVPSATTADDSPFRAPPTGRMIGLDLARGLAILGMFAAHVGPDPSVGGPLGWVMEVARGRSSALFALLAGFTLVLLTGRPRPRAGRGGRQAIGRVLIRAALLMALGYALVLLDTDVDVILSFYGLLLVLALPLYRLSARALALIAASTALVLPQVLYLLRAAVDGGDWSDAVVGLDPLARITGSDGFLELFVTGEYPALTWFPFIVAGMAVARLDLSRRDVLTNLACTGGALAVIGYGGSWLALHAVPGTQAAVSAATDGGPAASAWWSDAVGEEFASGHPAWLLVASPHSQTTWSVVGNTGVALAVLAGCFIAVRFAGPRVRLLAPLAAVGSISLTAYVGHIFAIRLLGTVDGDDWPALPVLVGFAVVAIATAFLWTRVFRRGPLEYLLYNATKPARWIG, encoded by the coding sequence ATGGGACACGTATTCGCTCCGGCCGTGCCGTCCGCGACGACCGCGGACGACTCGCCTTTCCGCGCGCCGCCGACGGGCCGGATGATCGGCCTCGATCTCGCGCGCGGACTGGCGATCCTGGGCATGTTCGCCGCGCACGTCGGTCCCGATCCGTCGGTGGGCGGTCCCCTGGGGTGGGTCATGGAGGTGGCACGGGGCCGGTCGTCCGCACTGTTCGCGCTGCTGGCCGGCTTCACCCTGGTCCTCCTGACGGGCCGCCCCCGGCCGCGCGCGGGACGCGGCGGCCGCCAGGCGATCGGCCGGGTCCTGATCCGTGCCGCCCTCCTGATGGCCCTGGGGTACGCACTGGTCCTGCTGGACACCGACGTCGACGTCATCCTGTCCTTCTACGGTCTGCTCCTCGTCCTCGCCCTGCCGCTGTACCGGCTGAGCGCGAGGGCGCTCGCGCTCATCGCGGCCTCGACCGCCCTCGTCCTGCCGCAGGTGCTGTACCTGCTGAGAGCCGCGGTCGACGGTGGGGACTGGTCCGACGCAGTCGTCGGTCTGGACCCCCTCGCACGGATCACCGGCTCGGACGGCTTCCTGGAACTCTTCGTCACCGGCGAGTACCCGGCCCTGACGTGGTTCCCCTTCATCGTGGCCGGAATGGCGGTGGCCAGGCTCGACCTCTCGCGCCGCGACGTGCTCACGAACCTTGCCTGCACCGGCGGGGCACTGGCCGTGATCGGTTACGGGGGGTCGTGGCTGGCCCTCCATGCGGTTCCGGGCACCCAGGCAGCTGTGAGCGCGGCCACGGACGGAGGCCCCGCCGCCTCGGCGTGGTGGTCCGACGCCGTCGGCGAGGAGTTCGCCTCCGGGCACCCGGCCTGGCTGCTGGTGGCCTCCCCGCACAGCCAGACCACCTGGTCCGTCGTCGGCAACACCGGCGTCGCGCTGGCCGTCCTGGCCGGCTGTTTCATCGCCGTGCGGTTCGCGGGTCCCCGCGTCCGGCTGCTCGCACCGCTCGCCGCGGTCGGCTCGATCTCCCTGACGGCCTATGTCGGTCATATTTTCGCGATCCGTCTGCTGGGTACGGTCGACGGTGACGACTGGCCGGCCCTGCCGGTGCTCGTCGGGTTCGCGGTCGTGGCCATAGCGACGGCCTTCCTGTGGACCCGCGTCTTCCGGCGGGGCCCGCTGGAGTACCTGCTGTACAACGCCACCAAGCCCGCCCGATGGATCGGCTGA
- a CDS encoding N-formylglutamate amidohydrolase: MPSFRLLPGAGDSPVVLHVPHSSREIPEWVRRGIELDDTALALELDHITDSHTAAIAAAGADAAAVRPWQFVNGLSRLVIDPERFPDEREEMLAVGMGAVYTRTTHRERLRPADRDPRPLVERYFHPYAQGMTAAVADRLGTVGRAVVIDVHSYPTEPLPYELHGDGPRPPICLGTDPFHTPPALLAAAERAFAGFGGTGFDSPFAGAYVPLEFHGKDPRVSALMIEIRRDVYMTEPGGPAGPGLELLGAALAELTDSI; this comes from the coding sequence CCTCGCGTGAGATCCCGGAGTGGGTGCGTCGCGGCATCGAGTTGGACGACACCGCGCTGGCACTCGAACTCGACCACATCACCGACTCCCACACGGCCGCCATCGCCGCCGCCGGGGCGGACGCCGCCGCGGTCAGGCCGTGGCAGTTCGTCAACGGGCTCTCCCGGCTGGTGATCGACCCCGAGCGGTTCCCCGACGAGCGCGAGGAGATGCTCGCCGTCGGCATGGGCGCGGTCTACACCCGGACCACGCACCGCGAGCGCCTGCGACCGGCGGACAGGGACCCACGGCCGCTCGTCGAGCGCTACTTCCACCCGTACGCGCAGGGCATGACCGCTGCCGTGGCCGACCGTCTCGGAACCGTCGGACGTGCGGTGGTCATCGACGTCCACTCGTATCCCACCGAGCCGCTGCCCTACGAACTGCACGGCGACGGACCCCGGCCGCCGATCTGCCTGGGCACGGACCCCTTCCACACCCCGCCCGCCCTCCTCGCCGCCGCGGAGCGGGCGTTCGCGGGCTTCGGCGGCACCGGGTTCGACAGCCCCTTCGCTGGTGCGTACGTGCCCCTCGAGTTCCACGGCAAGGACCCCCGCGTCAGCGCCCTGATGATCGAGATCCGACGCGACGTCTACATGACCGAACCCGGAGGCCCGGCCGGTCCCGGTCTGGAGCTCCTGGGCGCGGCGCTGGCAGAGCTGACCGATTCGATCTGA
- a CDS encoding RrF2 family transcriptional regulator: protein MRLTKFTDLALRSVMRLAVCTDDEVLTTREVAEAMDVRHAHAAKAITRLQRLGVIEARRGRGGGLVVTDFGRRASVGWLVRELEGEGEVVSCEDPPCPLRGACRLRRALRDAQEAFYATLDPLTVADLVTSPTGPVLVALAGPPAR, encoded by the coding sequence GTGCGACTCACCAAGTTCACCGACCTGGCTCTCCGGTCCGTCATGCGCCTCGCGGTGTGCACCGACGACGAGGTGCTCACCACCCGAGAGGTGGCCGAGGCGATGGACGTGCGGCACGCGCATGCCGCGAAGGCGATCACGCGCCTCCAGCGCCTGGGGGTGATCGAGGCCCGTCGGGGTCGTGGGGGCGGACTCGTCGTGACCGACTTCGGCCGGCGGGCTTCGGTGGGCTGGCTGGTGCGGGAGCTCGAAGGGGAGGGGGAGGTCGTCAGCTGCGAAGACCCGCCCTGTCCGCTGCGGGGGGCCTGTCGGCTGCGGCGGGCGCTGCGTGACGCACAGGAGGCGTTCTACGCCACGCTGGACCCGCTGACCGTGGCGGATCTCGTCACCTCGCCGACCGGGCCCGTGCTCGTCGCCCTTGCCGGACCGCCGGCGCGGTAG
- a CDS encoding histidine phosphatase family protein, translating to MSLRLTFLCAPSVEGTRGPAFGDVPLDGRARRAAANAKTALPPYSLALRAPSARCAQTAEALGVAAAPEDALRDLDRGTWNGRTHADIRAEDPHGLSTWLTDPDAAPHGGESVGRLCRRTASWLEALPDDVGRVLAITEASVVRAALVHALSAPARAFLHLDLPHRSAVTLTRRDGLWHAGLGDPEVPRQRASADDTAFAGTTVYAARR from the coding sequence ATGAGTCTGCGCCTGACGTTCCTGTGCGCGCCCTCCGTGGAGGGAACCCGTGGCCCGGCGTTCGGGGACGTCCCCCTGGACGGGCGTGCCCGGCGTGCGGCCGCGAACGCGAAGACGGCCCTTCCGCCCTACTCCCTGGCTCTCCGGGCACCGTCGGCCCGCTGCGCGCAGACCGCCGAGGCCCTCGGTGTGGCGGCGGCGCCCGAGGACGCCCTGCGGGACCTCGACCGCGGCACCTGGAACGGGCGCACACACGCGGACATCCGGGCGGAGGACCCGCACGGCCTCTCCACCTGGCTGACGGACCCCGATGCCGCACCGCACGGCGGCGAGTCCGTCGGCAGGCTGTGCCGCCGGACCGCGTCCTGGCTGGAGGCCCTACCGGACGACGTGGGGCGCGTGCTGGCGATCACCGAGGCGTCCGTCGTCCGAGCGGCGCTGGTCCACGCGCTGTCGGCACCCGCCCGCGCCTTCCTGCATCTGGACCTGCCGCATCGGTCGGCGGTCACTCTGACGAGGCGCGACGGCCTGTGGCACGCGGGCCTCGGCGACCCGGAGGTCCCACGACAGCGGGCGTCCGCCGACGACACCGCCTTCGCCGGCACGACCGTGTACGCCGCCCGACGGTAG
- a CDS encoding AI-2E family transporter translates to MSARLSPTRARAALGTSARVSVELLLVSVMSAVALWLLGRMWSIVWPLVVGLLLTTLTWPSARLLRRYGWSPALAASAVTVLFLLVAAGVVALIAVPVAAQSGELSEGVVQGIQRVREWAAGPPLNIGDDQITGAFDSAVQRIQDSAGSMATAVVAGVGTVVNGVVTAVLALFLMFFFLKDGPRFLPWLTRQLPGSLATHVPVVAARGWNTLGAFVRSQAFVGLIDAVFIGIGLWILGVPLVLPLAVLTFVSAFVPIVGALFAGLVAVLIALVSNGPTDALIVLAIIVVVQQLEGNVFQPMIQSRGLGLHAAVILLAVTLGGSLAGIVGSLLAVPVAALIAVVWNYLREQLSEPEPAPEREPVPAAAPGPETAPGTGEPQTGAAAVV, encoded by the coding sequence ATGTCTGCCAGGTTGAGTCCCACGAGGGCCCGTGCCGCGCTCGGAACTTCGGCACGGGTGTCGGTCGAGCTGCTGCTCGTTTCCGTGATGTCGGCGGTGGCCCTGTGGCTGCTGGGCCGGATGTGGTCGATCGTGTGGCCTCTCGTCGTGGGCCTCCTCCTCACCACGCTCACCTGGCCCTCGGCCCGGCTGCTGCGCAGGTACGGGTGGTCCCCGGCCCTCGCCGCGTCGGCCGTGACCGTGCTGTTCCTTCTGGTCGCCGCAGGCGTCGTGGCCCTGATCGCGGTGCCGGTGGCAGCCCAGTCCGGCGAACTGTCGGAAGGCGTCGTCCAGGGCATACAGAGGGTGCGTGAGTGGGCCGCCGGACCGCCGCTGAACATCGGCGACGACCAGATCACCGGCGCCTTCGACTCCGCGGTGCAACGCATACAGGACAGCGCGGGCAGCATGGCCACCGCCGTCGTGGCCGGTGTGGGCACCGTGGTCAACGGTGTCGTCACGGCGGTCCTCGCACTCTTCCTGATGTTCTTCTTCCTCAAGGACGGCCCCCGGTTCCTGCCGTGGCTCACTCGTCAACTCCCCGGCTCACTGGCCACCCACGTCCCGGTCGTGGCCGCGCGCGGTTGGAACACCCTGGGCGCGTTCGTGCGGTCCCAGGCGTTCGTCGGCCTGATCGACGCCGTCTTCATCGGTATCGGTCTGTGGATCCTGGGAGTACCACTGGTCCTCCCGCTCGCCGTGCTGACCTTCGTGTCCGCGTTCGTGCCGATCGTGGGCGCCCTGTTCGCCGGTCTGGTCGCGGTGCTCATCGCGCTGGTGTCGAACGGACCGACGGACGCGCTGATCGTGCTGGCGATCATCGTCGTGGTGCAGCAGCTCGAGGGCAACGTGTTCCAGCCGATGATCCAGAGCCGGGGCCTGGGCCTTCATGCCGCGGTGATCCTGCTTGCGGTGACACTGGGCGGCAGCCTGGCGGGCATCGTGGGCAGTCTGCTCGCCGTACCGGTGGCCGCGCTGATCGCGGTGGTCTGGAACTATCTCCGCGAGCAGTTGAGCGAGCCGGAGCCGGCCCCGGAGCGGGAACCGGTACCTGCGGCCGCACCCGGACCGGAGACGGCACCGGGAACCGGCGAGCCGCAGACCGGCGCTGCCGCCGTGGTGTAG
- a CDS encoding chaplin: protein MSKRTASVLTALTLAGAVAGVGSAVADSGAQGAAAGSPGVLSGNALQAPVHVPADVCGNTLGVVSLLNPAGGNGCAAGTAG from the coding sequence ATGAGCAAGCGAACCGCGTCCGTCCTGACCGCCCTCACCCTGGCCGGCGCCGTCGCCGGCGTCGGCAGCGCCGTCGCGGACTCCGGCGCCCAGGGCGCGGCAGCGGGCAGCCCGGGCGTCCTGTCCGGCAACGCCCTGCAGGCCCCGGTGCACGTGCCGGCAGACGTCTGCGGCAACACGCTCGGGGTCGTCAGCCTGCTCAACCCGGCCGGCGGCAACGGCTGCGCCGCCGGCACGGCCGGCTGA